In a genomic window of Streptomyces roseoviridis:
- a CDS encoding choice-of-anchor M domain-containing protein — translation MHTRKRLMTVTGVAAAALAVAGLNSSAFAATTLSTGHVDVLDAEWDGAVFTLHVHDETNAAEYAPADAVLSVPAAAKVARPSGTQYGFLGTGAQVWVLPQDEATATAKNILWPGISTEHLATGVFANNTVQYKLGTVTRNGAATDDFSVYKVNGSTVDRYWDSGTTTSYKNKTFAVGGHDHANWAFEEPGTYKVNFTVTGTVGGVAKSATATYTFTVSN, via the coding sequence CAACAGCTCCGCCTTCGCCGCGACGACGCTCTCCACCGGCCACGTCGACGTCCTCGACGCGGAGTGGGACGGCGCTGTCTTCACGCTCCACGTGCACGACGAGACCAACGCCGCCGAGTACGCCCCGGCCGACGCGGTCCTCTCCGTACCGGCCGCGGCCAAGGTCGCGCGCCCGTCCGGCACGCAGTACGGCTTCCTCGGCACCGGAGCCCAGGTCTGGGTCCTGCCCCAAGACGAGGCCACGGCGACCGCCAAGAACATCCTGTGGCCCGGTATCTCCACCGAGCACCTGGCCACCGGTGTGTTCGCCAACAACACCGTGCAGTACAAGCTCGGCACCGTGACCCGCAACGGCGCCGCCACGGACGACTTCAGCGTCTACAAGGTCAATGGTTCGACCGTGGACCGCTACTGGGACAGCGGTACCACCACCTCGTACAAGAACAAGACGTTCGCCGTCGGCGGGCACGACCACGCCAACTGGGCCTTCGAGGAGCCCGGCACCTACAAGGTGAACTTCACGGTGACCGGCACCGTGGGCGGCGTCGCCAAGTCGGCCACGGCCACGTACACCTTCACCGTCTCCAACTGA
- a CDS encoding choice-of-anchor M domain-containing protein: MSVLTHGRRAVAVTAGTLAAALLATAAGLVAAAGGTAHADAAAVVLAQGDIDFVPQLADGRLDLRIADRTGATTVVREPSAVVLHVVPEAKESIISPVNPILGDGLYGWFLNGRHAKDIFALAPGWTGLAGARSVEVTLDRSQGEGRFALYTFTEEMEGSDQEPVQHLNSEDPAYRSFALPQGPDRFAPTWGFAAEGVHRLTLTVSATLADGTKVSDTETLAVAVGSTDPTQVRPGDGSTPTPTPTTPTPSTPTPTSTAPPAAHIIADGHIDLAARPVEAGKLAFQIKEGTPQAPRWLEPDDVVIHVKPAAKRRITEAYDFLGTPGDPVWWLPSTQLAGLVWPGWNTEGFSASQVKGRITYRVESLQGPGTLAIINDNSMDSTTLVNSGDGLPDAFEHTAGSHSHSAWAFTKEGVYRTTFTVAATLADGTKLSDTATIAWAVGSTDPATVKPGRGTEPTAPATATPTATPSTTATVSPPAPSASTSPPATGGMNPSQDTSQGASGSVGGTGNGVQATSGSAGGRLASTGSSALLPIGLSLAAVCSGTVAFLAARRRREVETIPTTAH, translated from the coding sequence ATGAGCGTCCTGACCCACGGCCGTCGAGCCGTCGCGGTGACCGCCGGCACCCTGGCCGCGGCGCTGCTCGCCACCGCGGCCGGCCTCGTCGCGGCGGCTGGCGGAACCGCCCACGCCGATGCCGCCGCCGTCGTACTCGCCCAGGGCGACATCGACTTCGTACCCCAGCTCGCCGACGGCCGGCTCGACCTGCGGATCGCCGACCGCACCGGCGCGACGACCGTGGTGCGCGAACCCTCCGCGGTCGTGCTGCACGTGGTCCCCGAGGCCAAGGAATCGATCATCTCGCCGGTCAACCCGATCCTGGGGGACGGGCTGTACGGGTGGTTCCTGAACGGCCGTCACGCGAAGGACATCTTCGCGCTCGCGCCGGGCTGGACGGGCCTGGCCGGGGCGCGGTCGGTCGAGGTCACGCTCGACCGCTCGCAGGGGGAGGGGCGGTTCGCGCTCTACACCTTCACCGAAGAGATGGAGGGGTCGGACCAGGAGCCCGTCCAGCACCTCAACAGCGAAGACCCCGCCTACCGTTCCTTCGCCCTGCCCCAAGGGCCGGACCGGTTCGCGCCCACGTGGGGCTTCGCCGCCGAAGGTGTCCACCGGCTCACCCTCACCGTGAGCGCGACACTGGCCGACGGGACGAAGGTCAGCGACACCGAGACCCTCGCCGTCGCCGTCGGCTCCACGGACCCGACGCAGGTACGGCCCGGGGACGGCTCCACACCGACCCCCACGCCCACCACCCCGACTCCGTCCACCCCGACGCCGACCTCGACGGCGCCGCCGGCCGCGCACATCATCGCCGACGGACACATCGACCTGGCCGCCCGCCCGGTGGAAGCCGGAAAGCTCGCCTTCCAGATCAAGGAGGGCACACCCCAGGCCCCGCGGTGGCTGGAGCCCGACGACGTCGTCATCCATGTGAAGCCCGCGGCCAAGCGCCGTATCACCGAGGCGTACGACTTCCTCGGCACACCCGGGGACCCCGTGTGGTGGCTCCCGTCCACTCAGCTCGCCGGACTCGTCTGGCCCGGCTGGAACACCGAAGGGTTCTCCGCCTCCCAGGTCAAGGGCAGGATCACCTACCGCGTCGAGTCCCTCCAGGGCCCCGGCACCCTCGCCATCATCAACGACAACTCGATGGACAGCACCACCCTCGTCAACAGCGGCGACGGGCTGCCCGACGCGTTCGAACACACCGCCGGCAGCCACTCCCACTCCGCGTGGGCCTTCACCAAGGAAGGCGTCTACCGCACGACCTTCACCGTCGCCGCCACCCTCGCCGACGGCACGAAGCTGAGCGACACCGCCACGATCGCCTGGGCCGTGGGATCCACCGACCCGGCGACGGTGAAGCCGGGCCGGGGGACCGAGCCCACCGCTCCCGCGACCGCCACTCCCACCGCCACCCCGAGCACCACCGCGACCGTCTCCCCGCCCGCCCCGTCCGCGTCGACGTCCCCACCGGCCACCGGCGGAATGAACCCCTCGCAGGACACCTCGCAGGGTGCTTCCGGATCGGTCGGCGGCACCGGGAACGGTGTCCAGGCCACCAGCGGATCGGCAGGCGGCCGTCTGGCGTCCACCGGCAGCTCCGCGCTGCTCCCGATCGGCCTGTCGCTCGCCGCCGTCTGCTCCGGAACGGTGGCCTTCCTCGCCGCCCGCCGCCGCCGGGAGGTCGAGACGATCCCCACCACCGCTCACTGA